A single window of Synechococcus sp. CBW1004 DNA harbors:
- a CDS encoding phosphomannose isomerase type II C-terminal cupin domain: MDPDPLALASSVAGHGRSERPWGWFETLAEGEGYRVKRLRLHAGRRISLQRHRHRCEHWVVVDGQGTIECGGQQLEAVVGTTVFIPVGGLHRASAGVEALEIIEVQRGSLLSEEDIERFDDDFGRVVKSFISL; encoded by the coding sequence ATGGATCCGGACCCTCTTGCCCTGGCCTCATCCGTGGCGGGACATGGCCGCAGCGAGCGTCCCTGGGGCTGGTTCGAGACCCTGGCCGAGGGGGAGGGCTACCGGGTGAAGCGGCTGCGGCTGCACGCCGGGCGGCGCATCAGCCTGCAGCGCCACCGTCACCGCTGCGAGCACTGGGTGGTGGTGGACGGGCAGGGCACGATCGAATGCGGCGGTCAGCAGCTCGAGGCCGTCGTCGGCACGACGGTCTTCATCCCGGTGGGTGGCCTGCATCGCGCCAGTGCCGGGGTCGAAGCGCTGGAGATCATCGAGGTCCAGCGGGGATCTCTGCTGAGCGAGGAGGACATCGAGCGATTCGACGATGATTTCGGACGTGTGGTAAAGTCTTTTATCAGCCTTTGA